The following coding sequences lie in one Ictalurus furcatus strain D&B chromosome 7, Billie_1.0, whole genome shotgun sequence genomic window:
- the LOC128610569 gene encoding uncharacterized protein LOC128610569 isoform X1, with the protein MQLCDTVKPHFKTYFYLFILNYYNFYISLVLVKLHMTECVSVYMQFDVEPDRKTQQCQTLYSKWVQTIYLKVKYGQCSETECYTDPDLWYIFDPRDDPCFTIRESGDHRLIHLDCSVNYEEKKSTCPNYEKIDDDAREEEENRRREEEQRCQAQLERERRIEEQIKRESELTAKKLSQATETLKQRQRLRGHEVHHQTHIMQQPLDAEIEIDEAPEIEKKFMELLFEYQITEDEDSEETLADRMKTLQNELMVEFCKKHNLSSSSVFSFNTAVGYETLPLYDRLSVLEAVMRLVLEENEEDHTHKHERDFLLDLLELLQDDHPSIAFNLLQSILQTDMQLSTQSKEILCQIAFNNTWKLPEITDFMRKHFGKDKEQVQSILHIAQTYKLEYGSVFTALGSADPLRGLKSYVDKERHKNADTVISEMRKANYPENVLIILEDVLGYLEMELPKYKTASLSEKNIQNVKKMIRELDFNNPDRQVLKHVLVGMSVAVKICSAVTIQRGKKEIVIEGYLPRLTQLATLVVFLLPKSKTNTGCLLEIGTGEGKSCILAMLAAIHAIRGVKVDIVTSSPVLACRDLEEWSGLYNMFGITSSAVPPMLNDVSSEKQEELTQEAYKQQIIYSTVGTFAADTLKQEFEKKTTRGDRRFELVLVDEVDYMTLDNGVQITFLSHESSGLQHLEQVLASIWAMISACRPIEIEDTGETMWTTRVQNFHTAALIAMIGSEKSDTFSPLEILLPGTELGFYSEEDFENLKVSINDEGEKQRVTMENEAWKTIMAKTGIEQQYDLLSVLEMGMEQKVAFNCYIYQSEARKAIQFGEKKAKTDQNINMLLLENGNACEILSENLLVEATVSQLKTKIKYSKQCSSKEGNSSLVIPSFLEKYLENQLPVFVENALKAIQMTEGREYMIERSLSAQGIDVSEEDQHMYHAIIPVDFQASGMLEKRKRWGDGLQQFLDMKHQLTLSPLSNVTNYMSNSNFFKRYLNGKGIFGVSGTLGGDADKGFLARHYKTDSYVIPAHQRQKVTELPAVQVRGGTEQWLQTLCATVSKVSDRGQVVLVVCEDVNTANALNDKITAESKQAVTMYTMSESHNIENQEFNKGHIIITTNLGGRGTDIKVTEEVNRCGGLFVLLTYFPNNRRVEKQVFGRTGRKGTPGMVQLILNHDHLAMAYRGHSIEVMRDLREEYEVNRIKDMEKEKLAEIAMKEELFSTFCQFLSDFDRRYNTEEKTDLFEVKVKDVPRYFESFQSKMDYHPALNALKESWGMWLILHTDQINIQNDLSELKEDLIQHLLDTSNKLLQGQSENFYDHIQQALGRTALHFQNKNKCDYGAKSYWKKASDSDSYYRAVALYNQAYITINMAKEGYKSEACSLLEEAEKAIDVYVLETTKTLYFCSMSISQNFEPHHSGSCNFQIQMQARMNIFNSWKQNIKKTLDMIGLGEGDFKTMDLTLYNLSTEEDFVSCSELGLFRNYGLAVVFELKQKPQFSFDALICCFLGVVQIVAGVLICEMSAGSMSSCGLGLISEGVSDMINGVMGMIKGNFNWASWAMSKAFNIGISLAWGGFSVSKRSLSSVKNAANSIFNGTKSLKNIAWSALRSGRNLFISPCTTVKSLASSVCIKNITLNTAKLNLKNASAYAVQELAIRGVNTALNNIDATVKKTFKQGFQLTFNKSICSALQQNKQFARVLTDFISSAVPKAALNKASGYKISKNMEKQIIDHVALNTELTIRSLVINCNQIQKTIQTLSNLWDMAAEFVAHKRYTCIKKLLKTASMSTTIYEMYSSIPTKQTIDSNFVPAFLKTMKEDPVFETYDNDGRDKLEDVERLKDELIDVVSDILSQTMVESFSGFATSIFTKTFTQRLNSVTGEVVGNFLGRHETQSFFVSQQPHYDLKSATESKERSLTKEERNELTCYANNITDEQKPATALAVHVLTKSNLLVGKGICITVVDTQGKLLTEETYSGTDPAAGTIKLLLTKTPLTSPGNEGILNKLKRSIKAEDFPQSGHVDIIRTDGSRETVKSSNHDCLFHAVIQATTNDPNNVVLQKAKDLRRKISEEILLNPNKYVDAVKIQNIFNMTNNSKKFKLQAGVRECDMEQYIKYTKDKTPKQIIDEYKLGKVGDHKCLLDMEKPTAGVVEAQHIPPKSTWTAVLHLIKTNPEISSSLDRTNKEVFYLMMKMKHDPNGKTQLCMNALSSDHRHALSSGNSAESRACRHFLTRTFSSGDTEKALKLSLMMAHPQCSDHIWNDLGIPHHFRTCDSGLAAMDRNDYYKRGFRDIVKKYSRWDLIDQEQTIRLINWVQKDIFLNTSTAEYKEILHVIKDAKKKRTET; encoded by the exons ATGCAATTATGTGATACAGTTAAACCACAtttcaaaacatatttttatttatttatattgaattattataatttttatatttcactAGTACTTGTTAAGCTACACATGACTGAATGTGTTTCTGTATATATGCAGTTTGATGTTGAACCTGACAGAAAAACACAGCAATGCCAGACACTTTACAGCAAATGGGTCCAAACCATCTACTTGAAAGTGAAATATGGACAGTGTTCAGAGACTGAGTGCTACACAGATCCAGATTTGTGGTACATATTCGATCCAAGAGATGACCCCTGTTTCACAATTCGAGAGAGTGGAGACCACCGGCTGATACATCTGGACTGCAGCGTAAATTACGAGGAGAAGAAATCAACTTGCCCAAATTATG AGAAAATTGACGATGATGCgcgagaggaagaggaaaatcGTAGACGAGAAGAAGAGCAGCGATGTCAGGCCCAGCTTGAACGTGAAAGAAGAATTGAGGAACAAATTAAAAGGGAAAGTGAGCTCACTGCTAAGAAACTTTCACAAGCCACAGAGACACTGAAGCAGAGACAGAGGCTGAGAGGCCATGAGGTCCACCACCAAACTCATATAATGCAACAGCCACTGGACGCTGAAATTGAAATAGATGAG GCTCCAGAAATAGAGAAGAAATTCATGGAACTCTTGTTTGAATATCAAatcactgaagatgaagactCAGAGGAGACATTAGCAGACAGAATGAAAACTCTGCAAAATGAGTTAATGGTGGAGTTCTGTAAGAAACATAATCTGTCCAGTAGCTCTGTGTTTTCTTTCAACACTGCAGTTGGTTATGAGACTCTGCCTCTATATGATAGACTGTCAGTACTTGAGGCAGTAATGCGTTTAGTTCTTGAGGAGAATGAAGAAGACCACACACATAAACACGAACGGGACTTCCTCTTGGATCTGCTTGAACTGTTGCAAGATGATCATCCATCGATTGCGTTTAATCTTTTACAGAGCATTCTTCAAACTGATATGCAACTGTCTACACAGAGTAAAGAAATTCTGTGTCAGATTGCATTCAACAACACATGGAAACTGCCAGAAATAACAGATTTCATGAGGAAACATTTTGGCAAAGACAAAGAACAAGTGCAGTCAATACTTCACATTGCACAGACGTACAAGCTGGAGTATGGGAGCGTCTTTACTGCTTTAGGTTCAGCTGATCCCCTCAGAGGGTTAAAAAGCTATGTTGACAAAGAGAGACACAAAAATGCTGATACTGTTATTAGTGAAATGCGTAAAGCGAACTACCCAGAGAATGTCCTGATAATACTAGAGGACGTTCTGGGGTATCTGGAAATGGAGCTtccaaaatacaaaacagctAGTCTCAgtgaaaaaaacatccagaatGTAAAGAAAATGATTAGAGAACTGGATTTTAACAACCCAGATAGACAAGTTCTCAAACATGTGCTAGTGGGAATGTCAGTCGCAGTAAAGATATGCTCTGCTGTCACTATTCAGAGGGGTAAAAAGGAAATAGTCATTGAAGGATATCTTCCCAGATTAACTCAGCTTGCAACCTTGGttgttttcctgcttccaaaatCAAAAACGAATACAGGTTGTCTACTTGAAATTGGGACAGGTGAAGGGAAATCTTGTATTTTAGCCATGCTTGCTGCAATCCATGCCATTCGTGGTGTAAAGGTGGACATTGTGACGAGCTCCCCGGTCCTCGCCTGTCGTGATTTAGAGGAATGGAGTGGACTGTACAACATGTTTGGCATAACGTCATCTGCTGTTCCTCCAATGCTGAATGATGTCTCATCTGAAAAACAAGAGGAACTGACTCAGGAAGcatacaaacaacaaataatttacaGTACTGTTGGGACTTTTGCAGCAGATACACTGAAACAAGAGTTTGAGAAGAAAACAACTCGAGGAGACAGGAGGTTTGAGCTGGTCCTTGTGGATGAGGTTGACTACATGACCTTGGATAATGGAGTTCAAATAACATTTCTGTCCCATGAGTCCAGTGGCCTCCAGCATTTGGAGCAAGTCCTAGCAAGCATCTGGGCCATGATATCTGCGTGTCGACCAATTGAGATAGAAGACACTGGAGAGACCATGTGGACAACAAGAGTCCAGAATTTTCACACAGCTGCCCTGATAGCAATGATTGGTTCAGAAaaaagtgatacattttcaccACTGGAAATTTTGTTGCCAGGAACCGAATTAGGCTTTTACTCAGAGGAAGATTTTGAAAATTTGAAGGTCTCTATTAATGATGAAGGAGAAAAGCAACGTGTCACTATGGAAAATGAGGCATGGAAGACCATCATGGCCAAAACGGGAATAGAACAACAGTATGACCTGCTCAGTGTTCTCGAGATGGGGATGGAGCAGAAGGTGGCATTCAACTGTTATATATATCAGTCAGAAGCTAGAAAAGCCATtcagtttggagaaaaaaaggcaaaaactGACCAAAACATCAACATGTTGCTCCTCGAGAATGGAAACGCTTGTGAGATCTTGTCTGAAAATTTGCTTGTTGAAGCCACTGTTAGCCAGCTGAAAACAAAGATTAAATATTCTAAGCAATGCAGTTCAAAAGAAGGAAACAGCTCTCTTGTGATCCCTTCTTTCTTAGAGAAATACCTGGAAAATCAGCTGCCAGTGTTTGTTGAGAATGCATTGAAGGCCATTCAGATGACCGAAGGCAGAGAGTACATGATCGAGAGATCTCTTAGTGCTCAGGGAATAGATGTTAGTGAAGAAGATCAACACATGTACCATGCAATAATTCCAGTGGATTTCCAGGCCAGTGGAAtgttggagaaaagaaaacggTGGGGTGATGGACTGCAACAGTTTCTGGATATGAAGCACCAGTTAACTTTATCACCGTTATCAAATGTGACAAACTACATGTCAAATTCCAATTTCTTTAAAAGATATCTCAATGGGAAAGGGATATTTGGTGTTTCTGGAACACTGGGGGGAGATGCTGACAAGGGTTTCCTGGCAAGGCATTACAAAACGGACAGCTATGTCATACCAGCTCATCAGCGTCAAAAGGTTACTGAGCTTCCTGCAGTCCAGGTGAGGGGAGGTACCGAACAATGGCTCCAAACTCTTTGTGCCACGGTCTCAAAAGTCTCTGACAGAGGACAGGTGGTGTTAGTCGTGTGTGAGGACGTCAACACAGCAAATGCTCTCAATgacaaaattacagcagaaagCAAACAGGCAGTTACCATGTACACGATGAGCGAGAGCCACAACATTGAGAACCAGGAGTTCAACAAGGGACACATCATCATTACCACTAACCTTGGAGGACGTGGAACAGACATTAAGGTTACGGAGGAGGTTAATCGCTGTGGTGGTCTCTTTGTGTTACTCACGTACTTCCCCAATAACCGAAGAGTCGAGAAACAGGTCTTTGGGCGAACAGGTCGAAAAGGCACCCCGGGAATGGTCCAGTTAATACTGAACCATGATCATCTAGCCATGGCCTACCGAGGACATTCTATTGAGGTCATGAGGGACCTCAGAGAAGAGTATGAGGTTAATCGAATAAAAGACATGGAGAAGGAGAAACTAGCTGAAATTGCAATGAAGGAAGAGCTGTTCTCCACATTTTGTCAGTTCCTTAGTGACTTTGACAGGCGTTATAATACAGAAGAGAAGACAGACCTCTTTGAAGTTAAAGTAAAAGACGTCCCTCGTTACTTTGAGTCCTTTCAGAGTAAGATGGACTATCACCCAGCCCTGAATGCTTTAAAAGAGTCATGGGGTATGTGGCTGATACTTCATACAGACCAGATTAACATACAGAATGACCTCAGTGAATTGAAAGAAGACCTCATCCAGCACTTGCTAGATACAAGTAACAAACTTTTACAAGGTCAGAGTGAAAACTTTTATGACCACATTCAGCAGGCTTTAGGACGAACTGCCTTGcactttcaaaacaaaaacaaatgtgacTATGGAGCGAAATCTTACTGGAAAAAAGCCTCTGACTCCGACAGCTACTACAGAGCTGTTGCACTGTATAACCAGGCCTACATTACCATTAACATGGCCAAAGAAGGCTACAAAAGTGAGGCGTGTTCCTTACTTGAGGAGGCAGAGAAGGCCATAGATGTTTATGTATTAGAAACTACCAAAACACTATACTTCTGTTCCATGTCTATAAGTCAAAATTTTGAACCGCATCATAGCGGCAGCTGTAACTTCCAAATACAAATGCAAGCGAGGATGAACATATTTAACTCATGGaagcaaaatattaaaaaaacacttgACATGATTGGATTGGGCGAAGGAGACTTCAAAACTATGGACTTGACTCTTTACAACTTATCCACTGAGGAGGATTTTGTGTCTTGTAGTGAACTCGGCCTCTTTCGTAATTATGGCCTTGCAGTTGTGTTTGAACTGAAGCAAAAGCCCCAATTCTCATTTGATGCCctgatttgttgttttcttggtgTGGTTCAGATCGTAGCAGGAGTTCTGATATGTGAGATGTCAGCTGGTTCCATGTCCTCATGTGGTCTTGGTTTGATCTCTGAAGGGGTGTCTGACATGATCAATGGAGTCATGGGTATGATAAAAGGCAATTTTAATTGGGCATCATGGGCAATGTCTAAAGCATTTAATATAGGAATTTCATTGGCCTGGGGTGGATTCAGTGTTTCCAAAAGATCATTGTCCTCTGTGAAAAACGCAGCAAATAGTATCTTCAATGGCACTAAATCACTAAAAAATATTGCGTGGAGCGCCCTCCGATCAGGAAGAAACCTTTTTATTTCCCCTTGTACAACAGTCAAATCATTAGCATCATCAGTATGCATAAAAAACATCACACTGAACACGGCCAAACTGAACTTAAAAAATGCAAGTGCGTATGCTGTCCAAGAATTGGCTATTCGGGGAGTAAACACTGCTTTGAACAATATTGATGCTACAGTTAAAAAAACTTTCAAACAAGGATTTCAACTTACTTTCAACAAATCTATCTGTTCAGCACTGCAACAGAATAAACAGTTTGCTCGAGTGCTCACAGATTTCATTAGCTCAGCAGTCCCAAAGGCCGCCTTGAATAAAGCGTCTGGCTACAAGATTAGCAAAAACATGGAGAAGCAAATTATTGACCATGTTGCTCTGAATACGGAACTTACTATCAGGAGCCTTGTAATAAACTGTAACCAAATCCAAAAGACCATTCAAACACTGTCAAATTTGTGGGACATGGCTGCAGAGTTTGTTGCACACAAACGTTATACCTGCATCAAGAAACTTTTGAAAACTGCAAGCATGTCCACCACCATTTATGAAATGTATTCCTCCATTCCTACTAAACAGACCATTGACAGTAATTTTGTTCCTGCATTTTTGAAGACCATGAAGGAGGATCCAGTATTTGAGACATATGACAATGATGGAAGGGACAAACTGGAAGATGTGGAACGCCTTAAAGATGAACTCATTGACGTGGTTTCAGACATTCTTTCCCAaaccatggtggagagtttttCTGGGTTTGCTACATCAATTTTTACGAAAACATTCACTCAAAGACTAAACTCTGTTACTGGAGAAGTAGTTGGTAATTTTCTGGGGAGGCATGAAACCCAAAGTTTCTTTGTGAGTCAGCAGCCTCATTATGATCTGAAATCTGCCACTGAATCCAAAGAAAGATCTTTGACTAAAGAAGAACGAAATGAGCTCACATGCTACGCTAATAATATAACTGATGAACAAAAACCAGCAACAGCTTTAGCAGTCCATGTCCTCACAAAGAGTAATTTGTTGGTAGGAAAAGGAATTTGTATAACTGTAGTAGATACTCAAGGAAAACTTCTCACAGAGGAGACTTACTCAGGAACTGATCCAGCAGCTGGTACTATCAAACTCTTGCTGACGAAAACACCTCTGACTTCTCCAGG AAATGAAGGAATATTGAATAAACTGAAGCGTAGCATTAAGGCTGAAGACTTTCCACAGAGTGGACATGTCGATATTATACGCACCGATGGTTCACGAGAAACTGTGAAGTCCTCAAATCATGACTGTCTTTTTCATGCAGTCATCCAAGCAACAACTAACGACCCAAACAATGTTGTGCTACAAAAAGCTAAAGATCTCCGTAGGAAAATCAGTGAGGAG ATTCTTTTAAACCCAAATAAGTATGTAGACGCTGTGAAGATCCAGAACATTTTCAACATGACAAACAACTCGAAGAAATTTAAACTCCAAGCTGGAGTGAGGGAATGTGATATGGAGCAGTACATCAAGTACACCAAAGACAAGACACCGAAACAAATTATTGATGAGTACAAACTTGGAAAAGTGGGCGACCACAAGTG CCTTTTAGACATGGAGAAGCCCACAGCAGGAGTAGTGGAGGCACAGCACATTCCACCAAAAAGCACATGGACTGCAGTCCTTCATCTCATCAAAACAAACCCCGAGATTTCTTCTTCATTAGACAGAACAAACAAGGAAGTTTTCTACTTaatgatgaaaatgaaacatgaccCGAATGGAAAAACGCAGCTATGCATGAACGCGCTGTCCTCTGATCACCGCCATGCACTGAGCAGCGGCAACAGCGCTGAATCCAGAGCATGCAG ACATTTCCTGACGAGAACCTTTTCAAgtggagacacagagaaagcGCTGAAGCTCTCCTTAATGATGGCCCATCCTCAATGCTCGGACCACATCTGGAATGATCTCG GTATCCCTCATCATTTCAGGACGTGTGATTCTGGACTTGCAGCCATGGACAGGAACGATTACTACAAGAGAGGATTTAGGGACATAGTGAAAAAATACAGCAGATGGGATCTCATCGACCAAGAACAAACCATTCGACTAATAAACTGGGTTCAGAAAGATATATTTCTGAACACATCTACAGCAGAGTATAAAGAAATACTTCATGTTATcaaagatgcaaaaaaaaaaagaactgaaacaTGA